CCGTACACTCGCTTGCCTCCAGATCGCAAAGTCAAAAAGGAGTTATAGTTTTCATCAATGGATAAGCCTATCCTATGATCTCCATTTTTGATGATATTGATCAGGCCAATGGTATTTTCACTACTGTCGGCGATATTGATTAGGCCTAGTTGTAAGCCTTTTACTGACTTTGCCCGATTGATCAAAGCAGAAATCTGTACCCCATCTACCTGCTCCGCTACGTTTGAGATTCCTGAGATTTGCATGCCATTGACATTTTCTGCTACGTTAGTTATTCCTGAAATTTGACCCCCATCAATTTCCTCTGCGATGTTAATAATACCCGAAGTCTGTAATCCCTTGACACTGTCTGCTATACTGCTTACACCAGACACCTGAATACCGTCTAGATCAGCTGCTAGGGAGGTAATTCCTGAAAATTGGCCTCCTTGTACATTTTTCGCAGCATTGAAGATTCCACTGACCTGTACTGCTGCATCTCCTTGATTTAGGTTGGTGATTCCCGCAACCTGCAAGGCTTGGGCCGCATCTTGACTTTGATTGAGTATACCAGCCACTTGCACTCCATCCACATCCCCGGATACATTGTTCCAAAGACCAGAGACCTGCGCCCCGTTCATATTTCCCTTGACCAGGCCAGCCAGGCCGTAAATCGCCAATCCGTTTTCACCACCTGAAAGACCGGTAAGCACATGCAAACTAAAATTATTGCTATAGTTCTCTGCCTGGGTTCCATGAGTGGAAATAGGGTAGAAGAATCCTATGTGTGCCGGGCTTTTCTCTTGAGCTTTAGTGCTGGAAATCAGAGAGAAAAACAGAATTGTAAGTAAAGTAAGTTTAAGTTCTAATGTTTTCATTTTGATAGATTGAGATATCAGGAGAAGGACATCGAGCCCTACTATTCCTGATTGATTGGTATGATGTTGAATGTTGAGCTGAGCTTAATCGAGCAGCAATGCGATTAATTGGGAGGGTGCACTCACCCCTAGGATTTTGTGATCTTCGAGTTCCTTATCTAGCGCAAACTCCAGCTCGTAGATTAATCCGTTCAAGAAGATCTTGTCCATGCGCAGGTCAAATAGAAAGTGATCGTGCTTGCGCTCTCCGGTCAATACTATGCCGTATTCGCTGAATACCTGGGTGATTTTTCTGAGTTGGCTATATTTTCCCATAGTGTCATTTTTGTGTTCTTAGAATAATGACAGCCATAGCTAGCTTTGCCCTTAGTCGAGTGAGAAAAAAATAAAAAAAAGAGCTGTCTAAGGATTAAACAGCTCTTGGTTTGGTGATTATTGAAATGAAAACTATAACCCCGATGCGATGGATTTCAAGCCTCTTTCTTGGATTAAAGTTTCCCTTACCTTCAAGTTTCTGAAGGTTTTGACTGGGTTGATAGCTCCGCCTGCTCTACGCATAGCTTCAGCCAGTAGAGGACGTAGGTCTGTCCGGTAGGCATCTTGTAAAATCTCCTGAGCAGCGGTAATATCATGGATTTCCTGGGCTTGTTGCAGGACCTGGCTATCTACCAGCAAGGCTTGGGCATAAGCCAGTTTGATAGCCTGTACGGATTGCAAAAGGTCCTCCATCGGGTCTTTAAGATTGTGGCTGGCATCAATCATCCACGACAGCTGAGGGTTTTTGGTTTCTTCGAAACCTTTGACCAGTTCCTGGAAAATCAAAAACAGTTGATAGGGTTTGATGCTGCCTACTGTCAAATCATCATCTCCATATTTGGAATCATTGAAGTGAAAACCGCCCAATTTCTCTTCTGTCATCAAGGTGCTGACTATCTGTTCTATGTTGGTATTGGGTAAGTGATGTCCCAAATCCACAAGCGTATAGGCTTTTTTGCCAAGCTTATTTGCGAGCAAAAAGGAAGTCCCCCAGTCCTGAATCACAGTGCTGTAAAAATACGGCTCATAGGGCTTGTACTCGATGAGAAGCTTCCAGTCTTCCGGCACAGCCTGATAGATTTCTTGGAGTGCAAGGTGCGTGTTTTCCAGTGCTTTCCGCATGCTGTGTTGTCCGGGAAAGCTGCTACCATCGGCCAGCCAAACTGTCAAAGCTTTGGACCCTAGCTTTTCACCGATTGCTATGACCTCTTGGTTATGTGCAATGGCCAGCTCACGTACGGACGAATCAGAATTTGCCAGAGATCCGAACTTGTAACTGTTTGCTTGCTCTGCTTGGTCTTGAAAGGTATTGGAGTTGACCGCATCAAACCCGATCCCAACATCCGCAGCACTGTCTTTTATCGCTTGAAAGTCGCTTGGGATGTCCCAGGGAATATGCAGGGAAACTGCATTGCAGGATTGATTGAGTGCGTGAAGAATGCCCACGTCCTGGATTTTCTGAATTAATGTGGCCGGTTCACCTCCGCCAGAAAATCTGCCAAAACGGGTTCCTCCAGTGCCCAGAGCCCAACTGGGAATGGCAATCTGAAGTTCTTGGAGCTTGGAGATTAACTCCTCTACTTTTATTCCTTCTTTCTCCAGGCTTTCAGCCAAAAACTCGAAATTTCTAGCGTGTTCAGAAATCTGGGATAAGTTTTGATCTTGAATTTGGTCGAGAGATAATTTCATGGTCTTGTTTTATAAACCGCTTGGGGTAATAAGTTTAGTATTAGTTTTCATGTTCCTGCTTTTGTGCCAGCTGGACTTTTACTTTTCGCTATAATTTCTTTGAAAAGCCTAACCTTCAGCTTCCTCTTTTTCAGATTTATTCATCCAGAAAGAGGCGCTTA
This genomic window from Algoriphagus sp. TR-M9 contains:
- a CDS encoding acyl carrier protein, which gives rise to MGKYSQLRKITQVFSEYGIVLTGERKHDHFLFDLRMDKIFLNGLIYELEFALDKELEDHKILGVSAPSQLIALLLD
- a CDS encoding sugar isomerase, producing MKLSLDQIQDQNLSQISEHARNFEFLAESLEKEGIKVEELISKLQELQIAIPSWALGTGGTRFGRFSGGGEPATLIQKIQDVGILHALNQSCNAVSLHIPWDIPSDFQAIKDSAADVGIGFDAVNSNTFQDQAEQANSYKFGSLANSDSSVRELAIAHNQEVIAIGEKLGSKALTVWLADGSSFPGQHSMRKALENTHLALQEIYQAVPEDWKLLIEYKPYEPYFYSTVIQDWGTSFLLANKLGKKAYTLVDLGHHLPNTNIEQIVSTLMTEEKLGGFHFNDSKYGDDDLTVGSIKPYQLFLIFQELVKGFEETKNPQLSWMIDASHNLKDPMEDLLQSVQAIKLAYAQALLVDSQVLQQAQEIHDITAAQEILQDAYRTDLRPLLAEAMRRAGGAINPVKTFRNLKVRETLIQERGLKSIASGL